From one Streptomyces sp. N50 genomic stretch:
- the uidA gene encoding beta-glucuronidase — MLSPRTTPTRDLVGLDGLWRFALGTRAGATPWASRLAPPLEVPVPASYNDLFVDPEIRDHVGVVWYQRDVRVPRGWTGERVILRFGSVTHTAQVYVDQRLVAEHTGGYTPFEADLTGVVEPGAEFQLTVGVDNRLTNVTIPPGTVTTGPDGRERQSYLHDFYNYAGIARPVRLYSTPTTFVEDLTVVTGRDGTAGTVEYRVEADGEHADTVTVRVRAVDESGRTVAEGHGPEGVLRIEDVTLWQPGAAYLYDLVVELTVDGETVDSYTQPFGVRTVEVRGTDFLINGEPFYFTGFGKHEDTPVRAKGHDDAYLVHDFQLMEWTGANSFRTSHYPYAEEVLDFADRHGIVVIDETAAVGLNLGVQGGLTGVPPTPTFAPENFGGTTRDVHAQHLRELIERDRNHPSVVMWCLANEPASNEDGARDYFEPLVELARKLDPTRPLTYAAVMFATPQNDQIGDLFDVLSINRYYGWYLFTGDLATAEGYLEQDLRGWVQRFGKPVMMSEYGADTQPGLHSVWDTPWSEEYQSDFLAMYHRVFDRIPEFVGEHVWNFADFQTSPGIHRVDGNKKGVFTRDRKPKSAASALRRRWHGLDGRKPGEATAD, encoded by the coding sequence ATGCTCTCGCCCCGCACCACCCCCACCCGCGACCTCGTCGGCCTCGACGGCCTGTGGCGGTTCGCTCTCGGCACCCGGGCCGGCGCGACCCCGTGGGCGTCGCGTCTCGCCCCACCGCTCGAAGTCCCCGTGCCCGCCAGCTACAACGACCTGTTCGTGGACCCGGAGATCCGTGACCACGTCGGAGTCGTCTGGTACCAGCGCGACGTGCGCGTGCCGCGCGGCTGGACCGGCGAACGCGTGATCCTGCGCTTCGGTTCCGTCACCCACACCGCGCAGGTCTACGTCGACCAACGGCTCGTGGCCGAACACACCGGCGGCTACACACCGTTCGAGGCGGACCTCACCGGCGTCGTCGAACCCGGCGCCGAGTTCCAGCTGACGGTCGGCGTCGACAACCGGCTGACCAACGTGACGATCCCGCCCGGCACCGTCACGACCGGCCCCGACGGCCGCGAACGGCAGTCGTATCTGCACGACTTCTACAACTACGCGGGCATCGCGCGCCCGGTCCGCCTGTACAGCACGCCGACGACCTTCGTCGAGGACCTCACCGTCGTCACCGGACGGGACGGCACGGCCGGCACCGTCGAGTACCGCGTGGAGGCCGACGGCGAGCACGCCGACACCGTCACCGTGCGGGTGCGTGCGGTGGACGAGTCCGGCCGGACCGTCGCGGAGGGCCACGGCCCCGAGGGCGTCCTGCGCATCGAGGACGTCACGCTCTGGCAGCCGGGCGCGGCCTATCTCTACGACCTCGTCGTGGAGTTGACGGTGGACGGGGAGACCGTAGACAGCTACACCCAGCCCTTCGGCGTCCGTACCGTCGAGGTGCGGGGCACCGACTTCCTCATCAACGGCGAGCCCTTCTACTTCACCGGCTTCGGCAAACACGAGGACACCCCGGTCCGCGCCAAGGGCCACGACGACGCCTACCTCGTGCACGACTTCCAGCTGATGGAGTGGACGGGCGCCAACTCCTTCCGCACCTCCCACTACCCCTACGCCGAAGAGGTCCTGGACTTCGCCGACCGGCACGGCATCGTCGTCATCGACGAGACCGCCGCTGTCGGCCTCAACCTGGGAGTCCAGGGCGGGCTCACCGGTGTTCCGCCGACCCCCACCTTCGCGCCGGAGAACTTCGGCGGAACGACACGGGACGTCCACGCCCAGCACCTGCGGGAGCTGATCGAGCGGGACAGGAACCACCCGAGCGTGGTGATGTGGTGCCTCGCCAACGAGCCGGCCTCCAACGAGGACGGCGCGCGCGACTACTTCGAGCCCCTGGTCGAACTGGCCCGCAAGCTCGACCCGACCCGGCCCCTCACCTACGCCGCCGTCATGTTCGCGACCCCGCAGAACGACCAGATCGGCGACCTGTTCGACGTCCTGAGCATCAACCGCTACTACGGCTGGTACCTGTTCACGGGCGACCTCGCGACCGCCGAGGGGTATCTGGAACAGGACCTGCGCGGGTGGGTCCAGCGCTTCGGCAAGCCCGTCATGATGTCCGAGTACGGCGCCGACACCCAGCCCGGCCTGCACTCCGTCTGGGACACCCCGTGGAGCGAGGAGTACCAGAGCGACTTCCTCGCCATGTACCACCGCGTGTTCGACCGCATCCCCGAGTTCGTCGGCGAACACGTCTGGAACTTCGCCGACTTCCAGACCTCGCCCGGCATCCACCGCGTCGACGGCAACAAGAAGGGCGTGTTCACCCGCGACCGCAAGCCCAAGTCCGCCGCGTCCGCCCTGCGCCGACGCTGGCACGGCCTGGACGGCCGCAAGCCCGGCGAGGCCACGGCCGACTGA
- a CDS encoding SDR family oxidoreductase gives MQISVPEVSSKSLTELVSLAGRRAVVTGAGQGLGRAVAERLAEAGADVLVADIHDELATAAAQELGARGPGRSLAAHLDVTDPDSVVAAADLAVRELGGIDIWVNNAGIFPSVPALEMSAKAFDEVFAINTRGVFLGSREAARRMSDAGHGGVIVNVVSTAGFRGTAPGLAAYVGSKHAARGLTRQLALEFAPLGIRVLGVAPTFVPTEGNMAAAAAAGVDADSFMSVMQPGPLGRLGVPDDIARVVLFCASDLSAFMTGSTLLADAGETS, from the coding sequence GTGCAGATATCCGTACCCGAGGTCTCGTCCAAGTCCCTTACCGAACTCGTCTCCCTGGCCGGGCGGCGCGCCGTCGTGACCGGCGCGGGCCAGGGGCTCGGCCGGGCCGTCGCCGAGCGGCTGGCCGAGGCGGGAGCCGATGTGCTCGTCGCGGACATCCACGACGAGCTCGCCACCGCCGCCGCCCAGGAGCTCGGCGCCCGAGGCCCCGGCCGCTCCCTGGCCGCCCACCTGGACGTCACCGACCCCGACAGCGTGGTGGCCGCCGCCGACCTCGCGGTCCGGGAGCTGGGCGGCATCGACATCTGGGTGAACAACGCCGGGATCTTCCCCAGCGTGCCCGCGCTGGAGATGTCCGCCAAGGCCTTCGACGAGGTGTTCGCGATCAACACCCGCGGCGTCTTCCTCGGCTCCCGCGAGGCCGCGCGCCGGATGAGCGACGCCGGACACGGGGGCGTCATCGTCAACGTCGTCTCCACGGCCGGGTTCCGCGGGACGGCCCCCGGGCTCGCCGCGTACGTCGGCTCCAAGCACGCGGCACGCGGCCTCACCCGCCAACTGGCCCTGGAGTTCGCCCCGTTGGGCATCCGCGTGCTGGGCGTCGCACCGACGTTCGTACCGACCGAGGGGAACATGGCGGCGGCCGCCGCGGCCGGAGTGGACGCCGACTCGTTCATGTCCGTGATGCAGCCGGGCCCGCTCGGCCGGCTCGGCGTGCCCGACGACATCGCCCGGGTGGTGCTGTTCTGCGCGAGCGACCTCTCGGCCTTCATGACGGGCAGCACGCTCCTCGCCGACGCCGGCGAGACCTCGTAA
- a CDS encoding glycoside hydrolase family 1 protein has protein sequence MTEFPPAFLWGASTAPHQIEGNNLNSDFWANEGRIPGMERSGDACDSYHRYREDMQLLADAGLNAYRFGIEWARIEPLPGLVSRAELAHYRRMIETALELGLTPVVTLHHFTSPLWFAEEGGWLGDRAVDRFRTYVETVTPILEGVEWVVTMNEPNMLAIMVGMARAFQNPQAGEEWQSPTLDNEGPRPQLPAPDVVIGHRLVEAHQAARKVLHERTDAKVGWTVANRAFVARPGAENNKRDLEYVWEDLYLAGSRGDDFVGVQSYSSQWVDPDGIEPHPQHPDNTLVGTAYRPDALGIAVRHTAEVTGGLPILITENGIATGDDTRRIAYTGEALEHLGKAIADGADVRGYLHWSLLDNYEWGHWAPTFGLVEVDRETFERRPKPSLYWLGETARRGRI, from the coding sequence ATGACCGAATTCCCGCCCGCGTTCCTCTGGGGAGCCTCCACGGCACCGCACCAGATCGAGGGCAACAACCTCAACAGCGACTTCTGGGCGAACGAGGGACGCATCCCGGGCATGGAACGCAGCGGCGACGCCTGCGACAGCTACCACCGGTACCGCGAGGACATGCAGTTGCTGGCGGACGCCGGGCTGAACGCCTACCGCTTCGGTATCGAGTGGGCACGGATCGAACCGCTTCCCGGCCTGGTCTCGCGCGCCGAACTCGCCCACTACCGGCGCATGATCGAGACGGCCCTCGAACTCGGTCTGACGCCGGTCGTCACCCTGCACCACTTCACCAGCCCGCTCTGGTTCGCGGAGGAAGGCGGCTGGCTCGGCGACCGTGCGGTGGACCGGTTCCGGACCTACGTCGAGACGGTCACGCCGATCCTCGAAGGGGTCGAGTGGGTCGTCACCATGAACGAGCCGAACATGCTGGCCATCATGGTCGGCATGGCCCGGGCCTTCCAGAACCCGCAGGCCGGCGAGGAGTGGCAGAGCCCCACCCTCGACAACGAGGGCCCGCGCCCGCAACTGCCCGCCCCCGACGTGGTGATCGGCCACCGGCTCGTCGAGGCGCACCAGGCCGCGCGAAAGGTGCTGCACGAGCGCACCGACGCCAAAGTCGGCTGGACGGTCGCCAACCGCGCCTTCGTGGCCCGTCCCGGAGCGGAGAACAACAAGCGGGATCTGGAGTACGTGTGGGAGGACCTCTACCTGGCGGGCTCGCGCGGCGACGACTTCGTGGGCGTGCAGTCGTACTCCAGCCAGTGGGTCGATCCGGACGGCATCGAGCCCCACCCGCAGCACCCGGACAACACGCTCGTGGGCACCGCCTACCGGCCCGACGCCCTGGGCATCGCGGTGCGGCACACCGCCGAGGTCACCGGCGGCCTGCCGATCCTGATCACCGAGAACGGCATCGCCACCGGCGACGACACCCGTCGCATCGCCTACACGGGCGAGGCCCTGGAGCACCTCGGCAAGGCGATCGCCGACGGGGCGGACGTACGCGGTTATCTGCACTGGAGCCTGCTCGACAACTACGAGTGGGGCCACTGGGCACCGACCTTCGGTCTGGTCGAGGTCGACCGCGAGACGTTCGAGCGCCGCCCCAAGCCCTCTCTCTACTGGCTGGGCGAGACCGCCCGCCGCGGCCGGATCTGA
- a CDS encoding TetR/AcrR family transcriptional regulator, with amino-acid sequence MGQAKARGPYAKTPARRTEIVRAARESFAENGYAKASLRDIAERAGITHAGLLHHFRNKDELLAEVLAERDAEEWQQGLEAVDSLDQLAPYLGELIRHHQKAPELMRLWIELAAAAARPDHPAHAYFVERYERGRTQFAEGLDSEAAHSRLREGVSPESAAVLFHAVLNGLQLQWVLDQDLDIAGPVTDFVRLLFESDRGDQ; translated from the coding sequence GTGGGCCAGGCCAAAGCGCGTGGACCGTACGCCAAGACGCCTGCCCGCAGGACGGAGATCGTACGAGCGGCACGCGAAAGTTTCGCCGAGAACGGCTACGCCAAGGCCTCCCTGCGCGACATCGCGGAAAGAGCAGGCATCACCCACGCCGGTCTCCTGCACCACTTCCGGAACAAGGACGAACTCCTCGCCGAGGTGCTCGCCGAACGCGACGCGGAGGAATGGCAGCAGGGCCTGGAAGCAGTGGACAGCCTGGACCAGCTCGCCCCTTATCTCGGCGAGCTCATCCGCCACCACCAGAAGGCCCCCGAACTGATGCGCCTGTGGATCGAGCTCGCCGCCGCGGCCGCACGGCCGGATCATCCCGCCCACGCCTACTTCGTCGAGCGCTACGAACGCGGGCGCACGCAGTTCGCCGAGGGACTCGACAGCGAGGCCGCGCACAGCAGGCTGCGCGAAGGCGTCAGTCCGGAGAGCGCGGCGGTCCTCTTCCACGCTGTGCTCAATGGGCTCCAGTTGCAGTGGGTGCTGGACCAGGACCTCGACATCGCCGGACCCGTCACCGACTTCGTACGCCTGCTCTTCGAGAGCGACCGCGGCGACCAGTGA
- a CDS encoding helix-turn-helix domain-containing protein, whose product MTAPRRMGTENSKTRQVLLDVTERLMLEEGYASVGVRRVAREAEVAPALVLYYFRTLDDLFLAVLRRRGDEELERVARRLGGPQPIRALWQVTSHPGNALTTEFTALANHRKAIRAELAARAERFREVQLEVLTRRLTETGVELPPEVSPTVLLILANALGRILMMENTMGMTTRHAETLDFVEKFLQRYESAPAED is encoded by the coding sequence ATGACTGCGCCTCGCCGTATGGGCACCGAGAACTCGAAGACGCGCCAGGTCCTGCTCGACGTCACCGAGCGGCTGATGCTCGAGGAGGGGTACGCCTCCGTCGGCGTACGCCGGGTGGCTCGCGAGGCCGAGGTCGCCCCGGCGCTGGTGCTGTACTACTTCCGCACCCTCGACGACCTCTTCCTCGCGGTGCTGCGACGACGGGGCGACGAGGAGCTGGAGCGGGTGGCCCGCCGGCTGGGCGGCCCCCAGCCGATACGCGCCCTGTGGCAGGTCACCAGTCACCCGGGGAACGCGCTGACCACGGAGTTCACCGCGCTGGCCAATCACCGCAAGGCGATCCGCGCCGAACTCGCCGCCCGTGCCGAGCGCTTCCGCGAGGTACAGCTGGAGGTCCTCACACGGCGGCTCACGGAGACTGGCGTCGAGCTGCCGCCGGAGGTGTCCCCCACCGTGCTGCTCATACTGGCCAACGCCCTCGGGCGGATCCTCATGATGGAGAACACGATGGGCATGACTACCCGGCACGCCGAGACCCTCGATTTCGTGGAAAAGTTCCTCCAACGCTACGAAAGCGCCCCCGCCGAGGACTGA